One Triticum dicoccoides isolate Atlit2015 ecotype Zavitan chromosome 4B, WEW_v2.0, whole genome shotgun sequence genomic window carries:
- the LOC119291759 gene encoding ankyrin repeat and SOCS box protein 10: MAVPGGRNGLVEDDDVADQAGAFVAPSDDEEAPLPPHLQALSDAAQNGDVNALRTALDNYGGSIDDPVEDGDTVLHLACLYGHLPCVQLLLERGANLECKDEEGAIPLHDACAGGFTEIVRYILSFAANAEGCATRMLNTVDAEGDTPLHHAARGEHMDTVKLLLEAGACPKKENTYGQAAAEMADQDTEVRALLTAKQVEASIHMTN; this comes from the exons ATGGCAGTCCCCGGCGGCCGCAACGGCCTCGTCGAGGACGACGACGTCGCCGACCAGGCCGGCGCCTTCGTCGCCCCCTCCGACGACGAGGAGGCGCCGCTGCCTCCCCACCTCCAGGCCCTCTCCGACGCCGCCCAGAACGGCGACGTCAACGCCCTCCGCACCGCGCTCG ATAACTATGGTGGCAGCATTGATGATCCAGTTGAAGATGGTGATACTGTGCTTCACCTGGCATGCTTATATGGGCATCTACCTTGCGTGCAG CTACTGCTGGAACGTGGAGCAAACTTAGAGTGCAAAGATGAAGAAGGGGCAATTCCTCTCCATGATGCTTGTGCTGGAG GCTTCACTGAGATAGTTCGGTACATTCTCAGTTTTGCTGCAAATGCTGAGGGTTGTGCAACGCGAATGCTCAACACCGTTGATGCTGAAGGCGATACT CCACTCCACCATGCTGCCAGAGGGGAACACATGGACACCGTCAAGCTTTTGCTCGAAGCTGGCGCATGCCCCAAGAAGGAGAATACCTACGGGCAGGCAGCCGCCGAGATGGCCGATCAAGATACCGAAGTCCGTGCCCTGTTAACCGCCAAGCAAGTCGAGGCCAGCATACATATGACGAACTGA